The Triticum urartu cultivar G1812 chromosome 6, Tu2.1, whole genome shotgun sequence genome includes the window CGGTTTTCTGTGTGTGGCTGCAGGGATGGCTGACGACGGTGCCAGTGGTGCCGGGAGTTCGACGGCGAGGGATGGCGCAGATGGCCCGGAATCCGCCACCATCGAGATCAACATCAAGACCCTCGAGTCGCAAGTGCACAAGCTCCGCGTCGACAAGAATGTAATTATGCCCTGGCTTTTCTAGTTTGGTTCCGCCGTGCCCGTCTGTTGGCTGCTGAACTACCTGCAAGTGCTAACAATGCTATTGTTCTGTTTAGGCTCAACTCCCTGTTAATTGTCAATCCCTGTATTTAGAGCCGGAATAGCGCATATTATTGTGTGCAGTGTTTTCTGTTGAACTAATTGCCAATATTTTTTCTCAGGAGACTGTTCTGAACCTAAAGGAGAAGATAGTAGATGTCGCCGGGATTCCTGTGGAGCAGCAGCGGCTGATTTTTAGAGGAAGAGTCTTAAAGGATGATCATCTCTTGTCGGAATACCGTATCCTTTTGTTTGTTCGTTTCCTGTCAAGGCTACAAAGTTTAATTATTGAACCATCTGTATCTCCACATCAGTTATTACCTTGATGAGTCATACCGAAGTTTTTGTCGTATTGAAGTTGCCTAGAAATACGAACCAGAACTTCAAATCATTGTAAGCTTTTGGTATGCATTTATTTATTAAGTCGAGTTGTTCACTAGTAACCGCCGGAACTGTAGATTTTACTGAAGATTACGTGCAATAATAGGAGGTTGTCGTTAGTTGGTTTCTGTCATTCACAGCATGATTACGTGCAATATTCGTATACCTGTTCATCTGACACTTTAATGGATGCTTTTTAAGTTGTTCTCCTGCCACATTTATCCATGGATTGTATTGATTGCTCTCTGGTCACAACTCTTGTCATATATATGTATCCTTGACAATCTAAAGATTTGGAAGATGGATATACATTGCATTTGGTGGCTCGGCGCACGGCTGAGGGCCAACATTCATCTGAGACTCCTGAAGCAAACCCCAATGCTAATGGTAAGTCAGATATGTCATTGCTCTGATACCTACATCATCAATCCTGAGCACAACAAATATTTTGATATGCTGTCATGATTTAGTATACATACATGGTGCGCCTTACCCTGCGTCAGCATTATGGGAGCTCAAATTAAGTCTGCATCCACCTCCCAAATTTCATGTTCTCCATTTGCACACAAACTGCAGTATATGCAATGCACATTCCATAATGAACGTTGTTTAACACAAGGAGGATTAAAATAGTTCTAGCTAGCTGTGGATGTAAAGAGCCAGTGGAGTTTTCAGGCTATTTAAACTGAAAGAGGTCTTGATTAATCCTCTGGTATATTTGTTGCTTTAGTCTATGCAGAGGCACTGTTGACTAGTCAGGGTTATATGCTTGTGCAGATCGTTTCTGCTATCTGATTATATTTTCTGTACCTTTGCTCATTTTAGATGTAATTGGTTGTTCCTGAATTCAATTCATTTGTCATGATCTTTAGTATAGTATGTTTGGAAGACAGTATACTGTGACTTGGCCTTATGAACCTTTTACATTTTTGTCGTGGTTGCAGTTAATAATGCTGGAAATGGAGCAATACTGGGAGATTACATGTCCAGGGTATGCATCTACCATTTTTGTAATGGTTAACATTGATTATATTAACTTATTTATTTGAAAAGTTGCCGCTCTGCCTACCATTTAGCAATGGTTGAACATCGATTATAATTCTTAAATAGTTGTTATTTATTCTCTTCTAGGAAACTATAGATGTTATGGTTTCCGAGGGGGTGATAAATGACATTCCTGCGGTATATGCTTTGCTCTAGCATTCTGTATAATTTTCTGTCAGATGATCGCTTGCTTCACTTGCCCATTGGTATAATTCCTCCCTTCTGTTATGTTCAGACTGTTCGGGATATTCTTGGTAACTTTCTTGGGATGCCTGGTGGTGTGGCAAATGCTACGTTCTCGGTAATGAGGTTTCCTCAATAGGCCTATCTAGGGTTGCTGATATATACATTAATGTTTAACTTCTCTGTGGTTGCTTAATTAGGTGCCATTAAACCAGCCCCCACCAGATGGGGCCAATAATGGAAGAGCTCAGCCAGGCCAGGCACCACCTGGGTTCTCAATTttcaatcatcaaattcatgTGTCACAGCTTCCACCTTCCGGCGCTATTCCTCGCAACATGGTTAATATACTGTTATCATTTTCTTCCTCATCTTTTGCCATCTGTATTTCATTCATCTAACTTTAACATTGATCATAGGTTATTCCTGATTCCATGACGACCCTTTTGGAGTATATCAATCGCATGGACCAAGTATTGCAGAACAATGGTATGGTAATTCTTTTTGCAGCTGGTTTATTTGTTGTTTGTCAATAGCACTAATATCTATGCAATTCTTTTTTGATATATGAAAATGAAGGTGTTCCACCATCCACGGACTCCAATGCTCAGGAACCACCAACACCAGCGACAGATGATGCTTACTTGAACCAAAGCTTTCCAAGTCCTGAGGTGCTGGCTTCAGTTGTTGAAAGGGCCCAACAACTTCTTGGCGGCAGTGCTTCTTCCGCGCTTTCTGTATGTTACTTTTCCCTCTTGTAGTTTGTATTCTGCGCTTCTGACCTTTGCAATGGATGACCTTTGACAGAGATACTATATTTCCTAACTATTTTCCCTTCTATTGTAGTCTCCAAGCCAATGCTCTCTAAGCAAGTGTTACAATTTGAGTACTTTTATAGACAATGCTATGGAAATCTATATATAAAATGAACATTTGAAAATTTCCCTTCCTCACTCTCTTAACACAACGCTCATAGGACTGTTGATGCTTTTTCTGGTGTTAGAATTTCATGATTTGTTTTTTGGCAACTGATTGTGCATATGCTATGATGCAGTTTTGTGTCTGTTAAATTGTTTCTCTCTCAAATAATTTTTTAGACAACCGAAGAGATAAATGCGAACATTTGTGCGGACTTCTTTGTGACCTACATTCTTCTGATTTTTGTTTCAGCATCTTGCACAACGTATTCAGACAGATGCTGCCACTGCTGATCCATCTGTGCGAAGCCAGATCCAGAATGAGTCGGCACAGTTGGGAGTAGCGATGCAGCATTTGGGGTCTATGCTTTTTGAGCTTGGACGGACAATGATGACGCTTAGAATGGGACCATCTCCTGTATGCATATTTCTATAAATTTCACTATCACACAAGTGATTCACATGGTTTAAGTATTCTGAAAGCTTGTTGATTTTGCAGATTAATGCTTTTGTAAATGCTGGGCCTGCTGTTTATATAACCCCCACAGGACCAAGTCCAATCATGGTTCAGGTGATGTGTTGTGATACTTCTTGGTGTTGGTTTTGATGTGTTCTGCAACTCCAGTAACAATAACACGTTATTTCATCGCGCAGCCGTCTTTCCAGAGTGCCCCTCATTTTGGAGTTTCTAGCATACCGCCAGTTTTTGGTGTCTCTGGTCCATTTGGTATTGTTGATCCTTCTCGAGCAAATGGTGTCAATATTCATGGTGGTAAGATCTCCCACTGCAAGTACTATTTAAATTTTTTGCTTTATGGATTTTTTTAATATATAAGTGGGTTAAGTTAATGGGCAAACAGGTGACCTTCTTATGGTGTATTATCTATGtttattcccccccccccccccccattgaGAACATCAAACAGCATCTAAATTGTATCTGGTTATTAATTTGTCTGAGTTTATAGGTGTTAGGTGCATCATAAATGGTGTCCTCATATGAGGAAGTAGATATGTTTCTAAACCTTGTGATTGACAGATACGTGGACATACAACAAatgtttttttttaaattataTTGGCTTCCAAATGTCATTTGTGTTCTTGACACTTGATGCACTCGGTGGGGAGCACATGCAGCATGGGGATCACATTGAGATACTCTGTTCTGTGTCTGCTGTTCTGTGTTGTGTCTCTTGGATGACAATTAGATAGTATAAGATGAAATGTGAGCTTTAATTTTTAAGTTGCAATGAGTGCTTGTCACATTTTGATATCCCCTGAGCTTCCCCTGACTCTTCTTTTGTCCTGTATACTAGGTGCTTCTGCAACAAGTGGTCCATCTGTTGGTTCAACCACTGCTTCTGCAACCACTGCCAATGGGGAAAGCCAAAATGCAGAAAGAACTCAAGGAGGCAACCCGTCGGCTACACGTGGATTGCCACCACACACAGTTGTTGCAGCTATTCCGGCCTTTCCAGGGAGGTCCTCAGTTGGTGTTATCCTTCCTGTTCAAATGAGAAGCCAAGTGGCAGTACCTAACCAGTCAACTGGTCCTCAAGGTTCTCAGACTGCAGTGGGCAATGGATCTCAACCAAATCCGGCATATGTTATTCCACAAGCTTCTTCAGGCAGTGCTATTTCTTCTATGATAGCACAGATATCTGCACAGGTAGCCAATGCATTGGCCGCAAATCCACAAGCATTGGCTTCACTTACATCATCTGTGCTGAACCCAGCAGCCCAGGGGCCTCACCCCCCAACCACAAACAATGGAGCTGGCACTGTGAGCTCTGTTACATCAGGAAATACACAAGTACAAAATGAGCTGCCGGGTTCTCATCATGGACAAACTTCTCT containing:
- the LOC125517301 gene encoding ubiquitin-like domain-containing protein CIP73 isoform X1; translated protein: MADDGASGAGSSTARDGADGPESATIEINIKTLESQVHKLRVDKNETVLNLKEKIVDVAGIPVEQQRLIFRGRVLKDDHLLSEYHLEDGYTLHLVARRTAEGQHSSETPEANPNANVNNAGNGAILGDYMSRTVRDILGNFLGMPGGVANATFSVPLNQPPPDGANNGRAQPGQAPPGFSIFNHQIHVSQLPPSGAIPRNMVIPDSMTTLLEYINRMDQVLQNNGVPPSTDSNAQEPPTPATDDAYLNQSFPSPEVLASVVERAQQLLGGSASSALSHLAQRIQTDAATADPSVRSQIQNESAQLGVAMQHLGSMLFELGRTMMTLRMGPSPINAFVNAGPAVYITPTGPSPIMVQPSFQSAPHFGVSSIPPVFGVSGPFGIVDPSRANGVNIHGGASATSGPSVGSTTASATTANGESQNAERTQGGNPSATRGLPPHTVVAAIPAFPGRSSVGVILPVQMRSQVAVPNQSTGPQGSQTAVGNGSQPNPAYVIPQASSGSAISSMIAQISAQVANALAANPQALASLTSSVLNPAAQGPHPPTTNNGAGTVSSVTSGNTQVQNELPGSHHGQTSLNVQSHATGAGTVPSNTSDPSLTPQDISTVSVSDVDSSQQHSGELAAASLGGQMTGTHTGDVPLDMPAENSELKSKPSDGETGESAKPTASGGSGPLGLGGGLQPKRRSRVTKPSGTSSDSGEAVNTSSVPRSQEAVLRGQQALQALVSRGANASSGSVTASQAPSSTPRSAARMPLRRPGGEGQVDLGSMLSSVLNNPMFGNLMSNVAAQTGMESPADVRNIMEDLTQNRAVMDTLSSMVQNVDAPQRGQGGFDLASMMQQMMPVVSQVLGGASPPRAGTDVQPRQNDREVSDAAGGRSSQMDLQEACQRIEQHDAPEDIFGAVLETAAQAYGDDESIEVMLEELANDPELADEYMKLLLEQVGERVESESEAKQS
- the LOC125517301 gene encoding ubiquitin-like domain-containing protein CIP73 isoform X2 → MADDGASGAGSSTARDGADGPESATIEINIKTLESQVHKLRVDKNETVLNLKEKIVDVAGIPVEQQRLIFRGRVLKDDHLLSEYHLEDGYTLHLVARRTAEGQHSSETPEANPNANVNNAGNGAILGDYMSRETIDVMVSEGVINDIPATVRDILGNFLGMPGGVANATFSVPLNQPPPDGANNGRAQPGQAPPGFSIFNHQIHVSQLPPSGAIPRNMVIPDSMTTLLEYINRMDQVLQNNGVPPSTDSNAQEPPTPATDDAYLNQSFPSPEVLASVVERAQQLLGGSASSALSHLAQRIQTDAATADPSVRSQIQNESAQLGVAMQHLGSMLFELGRTMMTLRMGPSPINAFVNAGPAVYITPTGPSPIMVQPSFQSAPHFGVSSIPPVFGVSGPFGIVDPSRANGVNIHGGASATSGPSVGSTTASATTANGESQNAERTQGGNPSATRGLPPHTVVAAIPAFPGRSSVGVILPVQMRSQVAVPNQSTGPQGSQTAVGNGSQPNPAYVIPQASSGSAISSMIAQISAQVANALAANPQALASLTSSVLNPAAQGPHPPTTNNGAGTVSSVTSGNTQVQNELPGSHHGQTSLNVQSHATGAGTVPSNTSDPSLTPQDISTVSVSDVDSSQQHSGELAAASLGGQMTGTHTGDVPLDMPAENSELKSKPSDGETGESAKPTASGGSGPLGLGGGLQPKRRSRVTKPSGTSSDSGEAVNTSSVPRSQEAVLRGQQALQALVSRGANASSGSVTASQAPSSTPRSAARMPLRRPGGEGQVDLGSMLSSVLNNPMFGNLMSNVAAQTGMESPADVRNIMEDLTQNRAVMDTLSSMVQNVDAPQRGQGGFDLASMMQQMMPVVSQVLGGASPPRAGTDVQPRQNDREVSDAAGGRSSQMDLQEACQRIEQHDAPEDIFGAVLETAAQAYGDDESIEVMLEELANDPELADEYMKLLLEQVGERVESESEAKQS